A genomic stretch from Bacillus sp. N1-1 includes:
- a CDS encoding TAXI family TRAP transporter solute-binding subunit codes for MKTKMLATLLLALAMIISACGGGNSAGGNSGEESSGSSQSLVFGTGGTSGSYYPIGGALKPILEQSDLVGNITVESTGASVANIQNIQDGLNQMAVVMSDVAYDAVEGKGQFEGKKVDIKALAGMYPNVVQIVATKDSGIKTVEDLKGKKVGVGKVGSGVEQSAQKVLEAVDYTYDDLSKVTHTGYADSVQEMKNGNLDAAFFTSGVPNSNITDLMQQNEITFVEIKGETADALKEKYPFYKDYKIPAGDEAKYNLENEIVTVGIQNMIIVSPDLDEELVKDMTKRYYEYLGSDEVAVGVLKQLDRDEIAKDLITPLHPGAMAFYEEQGILE; via the coding sequence TTGAAAACAAAGATGCTCGCAACCTTATTGCTTGCACTTGCCATGATCATTTCAGCATGTGGTGGTGGAAATTCAGCAGGCGGGAATAGTGGTGAAGAATCTTCAGGCTCATCTCAATCCCTTGTTTTTGGGACTGGAGGAACATCAGGCTCGTATTATCCCATCGGTGGAGCGCTTAAACCGATTTTAGAACAAAGTGATTTAGTAGGAAACATTACTGTAGAATCGACCGGAGCTTCTGTAGCAAATATCCAGAACATCCAGGATGGTCTAAACCAGATGGCTGTTGTTATGAGTGATGTAGCTTATGATGCGGTTGAAGGGAAAGGTCAATTTGAAGGCAAGAAAGTTGATATTAAAGCGCTAGCAGGGATGTATCCTAATGTGGTGCAAATTGTTGCAACGAAGGATAGTGGAATCAAAACAGTGGAAGATCTAAAAGGGAAAAAAGTTGGGGTAGGAAAAGTAGGATCTGGTGTTGAGCAGAGTGCACAGAAAGTACTTGAAGCAGTCGACTATACTTATGATGATCTTTCAAAAGTAACTCATACTGGTTATGCAGATAGTGTTCAAGAAATGAAAAATGGCAACCTGGATGCAGCGTTCTTTACATCTGGAGTTCCAAATAGCAACATTACGGACTTGATGCAGCAGAATGAAATCACTTTTGTTGAAATTAAAGGAGAAACAGCAGACGCACTGAAGGAAAAGTATCCATTCTATAAAGATTACAAAATACCGGCTGGCGATGAAGCGAAGTATAATCTTGAAAATGAGATTGTAACTGTGGGTATTCAAAATATGATTATTGTGTCCCCTGATTTAGATGAGGAGTTAGTAAAGGATATGACCAAACGTTATTATGAATATCTTGGATCTGATGAAGTAGCTGTTGGTGTCTTAAAACAGCTTGATCGAGATGAGATTGCAAAAGATCTTATTACACCTCTCCATCCAGGAGCAATGGCATTCTATGAGGAACAAGGAATACTTGAATAG
- a CDS encoding DUF1850 domain-containing protein, whose amino-acid sequence MRNKEYLNSEKRGHRSGALVFRSTVLIFTLLCIGVLLIPFQVLTIDGEGGEKSAYLGASDFSLKWKHSVEKEEWEEFFVLQDTGILLTDTRFKTFGAGVPSDAGSDTFIKDGWVYMTGIHRSIGKSLFFRTGKTTEHRITVDGQSVKLKANSSYHVTVNHLNLFQALLLKIRVM is encoded by the coding sequence ATGAGGAACAAGGAATACTTGAATAGTGAAAAGCGAGGGCATCGATCCGGTGCTCTCGTTTTTAGAAGTACAGTTCTTATTTTCACTTTGTTATGTATAGGGGTGCTTCTTATTCCTTTTCAGGTTCTTACAATAGATGGAGAAGGTGGGGAAAAGAGCGCTTATTTAGGGGCATCAGATTTTAGCTTGAAATGGAAACATTCTGTTGAAAAGGAGGAGTGGGAGGAGTTTTTTGTCCTCCAAGATACTGGAATCCTTCTAACTGATACCCGATTTAAGACATTTGGAGCTGGTGTTCCAAGTGATGCTGGCTCAGATACTTTTATTAAAGATGGCTGGGTTTACATGACAGGTATTCATCGCTCAATTGGAAAAAGTCTTTTTTTTCGGACAGGAAAGACGACGGAACACCGTATAACGGTAGATGGACAAAGCGTCAAGCTTAAGGCAAACAGTTCTTATCATGTAACTGTTAATCATCTTAATCTATTTCAAGCTTTGCTATTAAAAATACGAGTTATGTGA